A stretch of the Agromyces larvae genome encodes the following:
- a CDS encoding helix-turn-helix transcriptional regulator, translating to MAEAATRLLALLALLQSRPSWTGPELAGRLDVSTRTVRNDVERLRGLGYPVDAVRGAAGGYRLGAGGRMPPLLLDDEEAVAVAIGLRAVKGVAGVAESGARALAKLEQVLPARLRPLVEAVTQVVDHAPENTGTDAPDPEVDPAVLQAIATAIRAAEWFRFDYRGDPALVEPYRLLAWQRRWYLVGRVPESGEWHVYRADWIAPRMPTRRRFTPRLVPGGDYTAFTMREVAASGWNVHARLRVDAPAEAVLARIHPAVGVVEAVSDEASVLVTGADTLETVAAYIGMLGMPFTVESPVELRAHLGRLAGVYARAASTG from the coding sequence ATGGCCGAAGCCGCCACCCGCCTGCTCGCACTGCTCGCGCTGCTGCAATCGCGGCCGTCGTGGACCGGGCCCGAACTCGCGGGGCGCCTCGACGTGTCGACCCGCACCGTCCGCAACGACGTCGAGCGGCTGCGCGGGCTCGGGTACCCGGTCGATGCGGTGCGCGGCGCCGCCGGCGGCTACCGGCTCGGGGCGGGCGGCCGCATGCCGCCCCTGCTCCTCGACGACGAGGAGGCGGTCGCGGTCGCGATCGGGTTGCGCGCGGTGAAGGGCGTCGCGGGCGTCGCCGAATCGGGCGCGCGGGCGCTCGCCAAACTCGAGCAGGTGCTGCCCGCGCGCCTTCGCCCGCTCGTCGAGGCGGTCACCCAGGTCGTCGACCATGCGCCCGAGAACACCGGCACGGATGCCCCCGACCCCGAGGTCGACCCCGCGGTGCTGCAGGCGATCGCGACCGCCATCCGCGCCGCCGAGTGGTTCCGCTTCGACTACCGCGGCGACCCCGCCCTGGTCGAGCCGTACCGCCTCCTCGCGTGGCAGCGCCGCTGGTACCTGGTCGGGCGCGTGCCCGAGTCGGGGGAGTGGCACGTCTACCGCGCCGACTGGATCGCCCCCCGCATGCCGACCCGCCGGCGGTTCACCCCGCGGCTCGTGCCCGGCGGCGACTACACGGCGTTCACGATGCGGGAGGTCGCGGCGAGCGGCTGGAACGTGCACGCGAGGCTGCGGGTGGATGCCCCGGCCGAGGCCGTGCTCGCGCGCATCCACCCCGCGGTCGGCGTGGTCGAAGCGGTGTCCGACGAGGCATCCGTGCTGGTGACCGGCGCCGACACGCTCGAGACGGTCGCGGCGTACATCGGCATGCTGGGCATGCCGTTCACGGTCGAGTCGCCCGTCGAACTGCGCGCGCATCTCGGGCGACTGGCGGGGGTCTACGCACGGGCGGCGTCGACCGGGTAA